AGAAGGTCTGCAGCACCTCGACGACGAATTCCATGGGCGTGAAATCATCGTTGTGCAAAACCACCTTGTAGCGCGGCGGCTCTTCCAGCTCGGGATCCGCCGGCTTGACCGAAAGATCGCCCTGCTCCTCGTGTTCGGGTGGGCGCGTCATGCCCGACCGGACCGTCGTGGACCGCTGGCGGGCCTTCACATCGGGGTGTTGCGCAAAAACCATCGGCATTCTCTCGTCTCTATTGAACATAAGAGCCAGAATCCATCTGCACAAGCCGGAACGCGCACTGACGCAACCATTAGAACGCCAAGCAACGCCCGGGTTCCCTGCGCCGGTCTGGCCTGACGAATCCGGGTCAATGCCTTGAAGATGCGTCCGTCGGACCCCGCTTGCAAGGGAGCCGTGAAAATAAGCGCGCTCATGGCATACTGGCGGCCTCCATGCCTGCCCCTCGGCAGCGACAACCAGGCAAGGACGCGGTAGCCTGTCTGGGTCGCTTCCCTGGCCTCAACCGAATCCCAGATGAGTACCCTGTACCTGCTCAACAAGCCGTTTCACACACTCTCGCAGTTTACCGACGATCAAGGCCGCGCCACGCTGGCCGACGTGATCGACGTGCCGGACATCTATGCTGCCGGGCGCCTCGATTACGACTCGGAGGGCCTGTTGCTGCTTACCGACGACGGCGCGCTGATCCAGCGCATCAGCGACCCACGCCACAAGCAGCCCAAGACCTACTGGGTGCAGGTGGAGGGCAGCGCCGACGCGGCGGCCCTGCGCGCCTTGCGTGAAGGCCTCGTGCTCAATGATGGCCCGACCCGCCCGGCCCAGGTGCGCCTCATCGCGCCGCCCGCGATCCCGCCACGCGATCCGCCGATCCGCGAGCGCCGCCAACGGCCCACCAGCTGGCTCGAACTGACCCTGCGCGAAGGCCGCAACCGCCAGGTGCGCAGAATGACCGCCCAGGTCGGTCTGCCGACTCTGCGACTGGTGCGAGCCGCCATCGGGGCCTGGCGAATCGATGGCCTGGGGCCGGGCGAATGGCGTCGCGAAACGCTGCACGCCCCCGTACCCTCGGGCCGACAACGGCCCCGACCGACACGGAGAAAGCGTTCATGAATCGCTGGTCGCCCCGCATCACCGTCGCCGCCGTGATCGAGCGCAGCGGTCGTTACCTGCTGGTCGAAGAGGATCGCGGCGGCCCTTTCAGCCAGTTCAACCAACCCGCCGGGCACCTGGAGCGCAACGAGCGGCTGATCGAGGCCGCGGTGCGCGAAACCCGCGAGGAAGCCGCCTGGCAGGTCGCCATCACCGATTATCTGGGGCTTTATACCTACAGCGCCCCCGATGGTCTGGTCTTCCATAGCCATGCTTTCGTCGGCACGGCGCTGGCACACCTCGGCAACGCCCTCGATGAGGGCATCCTCGCCGCCCACTGGCTGACCATCGACGAGATCGACGATCTCGAGCGTGCCAAGCGGCTGCGCAGCCCGCTGGTGATCCGCCGCGTCCGCGACCTGCGTGGCGGCCGGCTTTTTCCCCTCGACGTGATCCAGGAGCGCTGACGCTCGAAGCGATGCGCCGCTTTCGGGTATAATCTCGCGCACTCTATTGTTGGTTCCCAACATCTTCGCCAGTTTCCAACGCCTCCAGCCGAGAGTGACCATGTCATTGCAAGTCACGGCTTCGCCCCAGCACCCCACACCGCCCGCTACCGGGAAGGTCATCGTCGGCATGTCCGGGGGTGTCGATTCGTCCGTTTCCGCGCTGCTGCTGCTCGAACAGGGCTATCAGGTCGAAGGCCTGTTCATGAAGAACTGGGACGAGGACGACGGCACCGAATACTGTACCGCCAAGGATGATCTGGCGGACGCCCGGGCGGTCTGCGACAAGCTCGGCATTGTACTTCACACCGCCAACTTCGCCGCCGAGTACTGGGACAACGTGTTCGAGCATTTCCTGGCCGAATATCGCGCCGGGCGCACGCCCAATCCCGACGTGCTGTGCAATCGCGAGATCAAGTTCAAGGTATTCCTCGAGTATGCCGAGATGCTCGGCGCGGCGTCGATCGCCACCGGGCACTACGTGCGCCGGGGCACCCGCGACGGCCGCGAGCGCCTGCTCAAGGGCCTCGACGCCAACAAGGACCAGAGCTACTTTCTGCACGCGGTGGCCGAAGACGCCATCGCCCGCACACTGTTCCCGGTCGGCGAACTGGAGAAGCCGCGGGTGCGCGAACTCGCCGAACGACACGGCCTGGCGACTGCGCGCAAGAAGGACTCCACCGGCATCTGCTTCATCGGCGAGCGTCGCTTCCGCGACTTCCTGCAGCAGTACCTGCCGGCCCAGCCGGGCCCGATCGTCACCCCCGAGGGCGACGTCATCGGCGAGCACATGGGACTGATGTACTACACCCTGGGCCAGCGCCAGGGTCTGGGCATCGGCGGACTCGCCGACTACCCCGACGCGCCCTGGTACGTGGCCGGCAAGGATCTCGACAACAATCTGCTGACCGTGGTCCAGGGCAAGCATCATCCGCTGTTGTACAGCGACGCCCTGGTCACCGAGGCCATGGACTGGATCGCCGGCGAGCCTCCGGCCGCCGCGCGGCGGCTCACCGCCAAGATCCGCTATCGCCAGCACGACGTGCCCTGCCGCATGACCACCCGCCAGGACGGCGGCGTCGAGGTGGCCTTCGATTCCCCCCAGCGCGCCGTCACGCCCGGCCAGTCGCTGGTCCTGTATGACGACGACATCTGTCTGGGCGGCGGGGTGATTCGCGCGACCTGGCAACGGGAGACGCTAGCCGCATGAATGCCACACCCATTCACACCGCCCCGGACGACCCGATCATGCGCCAGACGCTGGCCCTGGCCGGGGTCTTCCAGGCGGCCGCGGTGGTCGACCAGCTGGCGCGCCACGGCCAGGCCGACGAGCGCAGCTGGGAAACCCTGATTCGCGCCACCATCGACACCGACCCGGAAAGCTTCGAGGCGATCTACGGCGGTCACCCCAACAACTTGCGCCAGGGCCTCGAGGTTCTCAATGCGGTGGTCGGGCGCGAGCGCAGCGACCCGGCCGTGCTACGCTACGGTTTCACCCTGCTGCTGCTGATGCAGAAGCTGCGCAAGCAGCCGGCCATGCTCGATACCCTGGGCGAGCGACTGACCCGCGTCCAGGAGCAGGCCCGGCATTTCGGCGAAACGCACGAGAACGTCGTCGCCAGCCTCGGCGAAATCTACCAGGACACCATCTCGACGTTTCGCCAGCGTATCGTGGTCCAGGGCGAACCCAGCCTGCTTCAGCAACGCATGATGCCCGAGCGGGTGCGTACGGCGCTGCTTGCCGGGATCCGCTTCGCCCTGCTCTGGCACCAGCAGGGTGGGCGGCGCTGGAAACTGCTCGTGCAACGTAGCGCCATGAAAAAGGCCCTGGACCGGCTCTGAATGCGTCGCCAGGCATTCAAGTCGAAGCTCGACAGACAGCTCTTACCTTGAACCGATGGCGCCGTACCGGCGCCCTGACTCTTCGGATGACACCCATGCAGCTCTCCCCGCTTACCGCACTCTCTCCCGTCGATGGCCGCTACGAGTCCAAGACCCAGGCCCTGCGCGAGCATTTCAGCGAGTTCGGCCTGATCCGCGCCCGGGTTACCGTCGAAGTACGCTGGCTGGAGCGCCTCGCCGCGCATCCGCAGATCCTCGAGGTACCGCCGCTGTCCGCCGAGGCCAGCGCCTTTCTCGATGCGCTGGTCGGCGACTTCTCGCTCGCCGACGCCGAACGCATCAAGGCCATCGAGCGCACCACCAACCACGACGTCAAGGCGGTCGAGTACTTCCTCAAGGAGCGGGTCGCCGACTTCCCCGAGCTGCATGCGGTCACCGAGTTCATTCATTTCGCCTGCACCAGCGAGGACATCAACAACCTCGCCTACGCCTTGATGCTCAAGGACGGCCTGGGCGTGCTGCGGCCGGTGATGGGCGAGATCGTCGCCGCGCTCGAGCGCCTGGCCCATCAGCACGCCGATCAGCCGATGCTCTCGCGCACCCACGGTCAGACGGCCAGCCCGACCACGCTGGGCAAGGAGATGGCCAACGTCGCCTATCGCCTGCGCCGCCAGCTCGGCCAGATCGAGTCCGCCGAGCAACTGGGCAAGATCAACGGCGCGGTGGGCAATTACAACGCTCACCTGGCGACCTACCCGGAGATCGACTGGGCCGAGAACGCCCGGCTGTTGGTCGAGGAACTGGGGCTCACGTTCAACCCCTACACCACCCAGATCGAGCCCCACGACTACATCGCCGAGCTGTTCGATGCCATCTGCCGATTCCACACCATACTCATCGATTTCGACCGCGACGTCTGGGGCTACATCTCGCTGGGCTATTTCAAGCAGCGCACGGTGGAAGGCGAGATCGGCTCGTCGACCATGCCGCACAAGGTCAACCCCATCGACTTCGAGAACGCCGAAGGCAACCTGGGGCTGGCCAACGCGATCCTCGGCCACCTGGCCCAGAAGCTGCCGATCTCGCGCTGGCAGCGCGATCTCACCGACTCCACGGTACTGCGCAACCTGGGCGTCGGGCTGGCCTATGGGCTGATCGCCTATCACGCCACGCTCAAGGGGATCGGCAAGCTCGAGGCCAACCCGCAGCGCCTGGCGGAAGATCTCGACAACAGCTGGGAAGTGCTCGCCGAGCCGATCCAGACCGTGATGCGCCGCTACGGCATCGAGAAGCCCTACGAGAAGCTCAAGGAGCTGACCCGCGGCAAGCGCATCGACCAGGCCGGGCTCAAAGCCTTCATCGACAGCCTGGCCTTGCCCGACGAGGCCAAGCGCGAGCTGCGCGCCTTGACCCCGGCCAGCTACGTGGGCAACGCCGCGCAACAGGCCCGCGCGCTATAGACAGGCGCGACGCCCGCAAGCCACCTTCGAACTGCGAGGAAGCCATGCCCGCCAACACCCCGCTGACCCTGCTCGGCGGCCTGACCGCCGCGCAGTTTCTCGCCGACTACTGGCAGAAGCGACCGCTGCTGATCCGCGGCGCGCTGCCCGACTTCGCAACCCCGCTAAGCCCCGACGAGCTTGCCGGGCTAGCCTGCGAGGAGGGCGTCGAGGCGCGCCTGGTCGAGGAGCACGGCCGCGACGACCAGGGTCGTGCCGTGCCCTGGCGGGTCACCCACGGCCCGTTCGACGAGGCGACCTTCGCGCGCCTGCCCGAGCGCGACTGGTCGCTGCTGGTCCAGGCCGTCGATCATTACGTGCCGGCGGTCAATGCGCTGCTCGAGGCCTTTCACTTCCTGCCACGCTGGCGGCTCGACGACGTGATGGTCAGCTATGCGCCGCCCGGCGGCAGCGTCGGCCCGCATGTCGACCAGTACGACGTCTTCCTGCTCCAGGGCAGCGGCAGCCGCCACTGGCAACTCGGCGGACCGGTTACCGACGATGCGCCGATCGTCGACGGCATCGATCTACGCATCCTCGAGCGCTTCGCGGTCCAGCCCGGCGAGGACTGGCTGCTGGAACCCGGCGACATGCTCTACCTGCCGCCCGGTATCGCCCATCACGGCGTCAGTCGCAGCGAGGATTGCATGACCTTCTCGGTGGGCTTTCGTGCCCTGTCCGCCGATGAATCGATCACCTCGTTCGCCGACTATCTCGGCGCACAGCTGCCCGACTCGCGGCGCTACGCCGATCCCGACCTGGCCGCCCCGCTGCACCCGGGCGAGATCGACGATGCGGCACTGGCCCGCATGCGTGCGCTGATCCTCGATTCCCTCGACGACCCGGCACAGCTCGCGCAGTGGTTCGGCCGGGCAATGACCCAGCCCAAATACCCCGACCACCCCGTGGCCAGCGAACACCCGACCGAGGTCGATACGCTTGTCGCGGAACTACAGGCCGGGGCGGAACTCGAACGCACCCCGGGTTCGCGCTTCGCCTACCGTGACCATGACGAGACACGGGCGACGCTATTCGTCGACGGCGACGGCATCGATTGCCCGCCCGATCTGGCGCGGTGGCTGGCCGGCAACGCCTCCCTCGACGTGCGGCTGCTCGAACGCCCCGATGCCGCAATGCTACTGGCTTACTTGCTCGACCGCGGCAGCCTGAGCTGGCCGCCCCATGACGAAGACGATGGCGATCATGCCAGCGAGGACGAGCCATGAGCACGGCACCGTCGAGAGTCGAACAGGGCGACTGGCGCCAGCTCGGAGAACAGGCCAGCGAGATACGCCGTCAGGTATTCATCGAGGAGCAGGCCGTGCCTCAGGAAGAGGAATGGGATGGCCGCGACGACGAATGCCTACATTTCCTGGCTCGGCTCGATGGCCAGCCGGTGGGCACCGCCCGGCTGCTGCCCGACGGCCATATCGGCCGCGTCGCGGTGCTCGCCGCAGGGCGTGGACGCGGCATCGGCCTGGCATTGATGCAGGCGGCGATCGAGGCGGCGCGTGAGCGTGGTCACGCCCACGCCGAGCTCGCCGCCCAGACCCACGCCCTGGCCTTCTACCGGCGCCTGGGCTTCGAAGCTTATGGTCCCGAGTTTCTCGACGCCGGCATTGCGCACCGCAATATGCGCCTCGATCTCGCCTGAAGCGCTTGAAACATCCCACCTTCAAGAAATATCACTACACAAAAGCGGTCTTATTGATCGCTCTTGTAGTCGAGCTACAACCCCTGCTGCCGCCAAATGATAATTGTTGAGCCCCGCATTCATGGGTCATATTGGCTTACATGGCGACGTTAAAACGCTCGTTTTACAGCCTCGATATCCTAAGATCCATCGAATCCTGTAGTGAGCCGAACGTCGCCGGTGAGGGTTTTTAAATGCGACTCATCTCACGAAAAGGCAAGGCCTTTTACGCGATCGCAGCATGAAGCCTTGTCGGTTCGAAACGTCGCATCAGAAGCGCTCGGTTCGACAGGCGGTCAATGGCCGTCGACGACAATCAGCCAAGACGAGGATGCCATCATGTCAGCCTATCGGGATGCCCTGAACAGCTTCACCCAGTTGTGCGAAACACACGCCGGCAAGTGGGACAACATCAACCCCGAGCATGCCGCGCGCATGGCGCTGCAGAATCGCTTTCGCACCGGCCTGGAGATTGCCCGCTACACCGCGGGAATCATGCGCCGCGACATGGCCGCCTACGATGCCGACTCATCGCGCTACACCCAGTCGCTGGGCTGCTGGCACGGCTTCATCGGCCAGCAGAAGATGATCGCCGTCAAGCGCCATCACGGCACGACTCAGGGCCGCTACCTGTATCTGTCCGGCTGGATGGTCGCGGCGATGCGCTCCGAATTCGGCCCGCTTCCCGATCAGTCGATGCACGAGAAGACCTCGGTTCCGGCCTTGATCGAAGAGCTCTACACCTTCCTGCGCCAGGCCGACGCTCGCGAACTCGGCCAGCTGTTCCGTGAACTCGATACGGCCCGCGCCCAGGGCGACGAAATCAAGGCCCGTACCGTCCAGGACCAGATCGACGGCTACGAAACCCACGTAGTGCCGATCATCGCCGACATCGATGCCGGTTTCGGCAACGAGGAAGCCACCTACCTGCTGGCCAGGCGGATGATCGAGGCCGGCGCCTGCTGCATTCAGATCGAAAACCAGGTCTCGGATGTCAAGCAGTGCGGCCATCAGGACGGCAAGGTCACCGTGCCACATGAAGACTTCATCGCCAAGATCAATGCCGTCCGCTACGCCTTCCTCGAACTGGGCGTCGACGACGGAGTGATCGTGGCGCGCACCGACTCGCTGGGTGCGGGACTCACCCAGAAACTCCCGGTCAGCCAGGAGAGGGGCGACATGGCCTGGCAGTACACCAGTTTCCTCGATACCGTGGCGATTTCATCCAACCACGATATCGTCGAGGGCGATACGCTCATCAAGCTCGACGGCGAGCTGAGAAAGCCAGTGCGCCTGGCCAACGGCCTGTATCGCTTCCGTGCCGGCACCGGCGAGGACCGCGTGGTGCTCGACTGCATCACCGCGCTTAAAAATGGCGCCGACCTGCTGTGGATCGAGACCGAAAAACCGCATGTTGGCCAGATCGCCGGTATGGTCAAGCGCATTCGCGACGTGGTGCCCGACGCCAAGCTGGTCTACAACAACTCGCCTTCCTTCAACTGGACGCTCAATTTCCGCCAGCAGGTGTTCGACGCCTGGCAGCAGGAAGGCAAGGACGTCTCGGGCTACGATCGCGAGCAACTGATGGATGCGCGTTACGATGACAGCGAGCTCGGCGCCCTGGCCGATGCCTGGACCCGCGACTTCCAGCGCGACGCTGCCCGCGAGGCGGGTATCTTCCATCACCTGATCACCCTGCCGACCTACCATACGGCGGCGCTGTCCACCGACGAGCTGGCCAAGGGCTATTTCGGCGAGGAAGGCATGCTGGCCTATGTCGCGGGCGTGCAGCGTCGCGAGATCCGTCAGGGGCTGGCCTGCGTCAGGCACCAGGCGATGGCCGGCTCCAACATCGGCGACGATCACAAGGAATATTTCTCCAGCGACCGAGCACTGAAGGCCAGCGGCAAGGACAACACCATGAATCAGTTCGGCTAACGTCGCGCTGCACGCTTCGGGGAGGCTTCGGCCTCCCTTTTTCGTATCCGCTGGCAGACTACACTGGCTCTGCGGGCACCTATCTCGCAGCCATGGTCAAAGCGCGGCAATCACGCTAGACTCATTAAAGAACGCCGTTTTTAAAGCAGCTTGCAGGAGATCGCAATGAAGCGAACGCACTATTTACCGGTACTGGCACTGGGCCTGCTGACGCTTGGCGGTTGTGCCAACACCGACACCTACTCGGGCGATGTCTATAGCGGCAGCCAGGCCAAGACCGGTCAGCGCGTGACCTACGGCACCATCGTCTCGGTACGTCCAGTGCAGATCCAGGGCGGCGACCAGAACAGCGGCGTGCTCGGTGGGCTCGGCGGCGCCGTGATCGGCGGCCTGCTGGGCAATCAGATCGGCGGCGGCTCCGGGCGGACCATCGCCACGGCCGCGGGTGCCATCGGCGGCAGCGTGGCCGGGAAGAAAGTCGAGGATACCGCCAACAAGACTGACGCCTGGGAACTCGAAGTACGTCGGGATACCGGCGACAGCGTCATCGTCGTGCAGAAGGCCGACCGCAACTGGCAAGCCGGTCAGCGCGTTCGGCTAATCGGCAGTGGCGCCAACATGAGCGTAGCGCCCTACTGAGTCGCGCGGCGATGTCTCGCCCGCAGCGCCGGCGCTGACACCGAGCGGTAGCAATCGAGAAGCCCCACGGCAAGCCGTGGGGCTTCTCGCGTTGTCGCTTGCGTCCTGGCCGGGTCCAGGACCAACGTAGCCAATGGCTATTTACGGCCAATGGCTATTTACGGGTCTTGGTCTTGCTCATTCCCCAGCCGATCAGCTTGAGCACGACCCAGCCGACCAGCAGCAGGATCAGCAACGTCAGCAGCATCGACACCGGATTGACGATGGCGGTGGCGCCGACGATGGCCAATGCCACACACCATACCCAGCGATCGTCGCGACTACGCAACATCTTGGGTATCCGGCGATCGATGAAGTGGCCGTACGCCCCGTCCCAGTTCTTGAAAGACAGAAACAGGATCACGGCGAAGGCGATCAGCCAGATCAGGGTCACGGTCATGAATCAGCTCCTGAAGGGTTCAATCGGAATAAGGCTCAATGCGGCAAGCGGATAGGACCAAAACGGGGATCAGCATCAACTGCCTGCTCGCAGGGTACCCCCGCCTCGAAAGCCGCGCAACCGGCCCTCCGGCCCGTCCCAGGCCGCTGCTTCCCAGGGATGACCGAGCGCCCGGCAGGCACCCTTGAACAGACGTCAAGTCACGCGGCACAGACATGAAAAAAACAGCGCATCCCCTGACAGCCCTCGGGGGACACGTTACCATGGTCATGACATACACACCGAAAGGTCCATCACATCATGCAGATTGCGCAGAATTCCGTTGTCGCGTTCCACTACACCTTGACCAACGATACAGGTGAAGTGCTGGACAGCTCGGAAGGCCGCGAGCCGCTGACCTATCTCCATGGCTCAGGCAACATCATTCCGGGTCTGGAGAAAGAACTCGAGGGCCACCAGAGCGGCGATAAGCTGCAGGTGAATGTCGCTCCCGAAGAAGGCTACGGCGAAAAGCAGGAGGCACTCGTTCAGGAAGTGCCGCGCGATGCCTTCCAGGGTGTAGAGAGCGTCGAGCCGGGCATGCAGTTCCAGGCCCAGACGCAGGGCGGCCCGCTGATGGTCACCGTGACCCAGGTCGAGGGCGACACCGTTGTAGTCGATGGTAACCACCCGCTGGCCGGCCAGAAGCTCAACTTCGACGTCGAGATCGCCGAGGTCCGCGAAGCGACCAACGAAGAACTCGAGCATGGCCACGTGCATGGCGAAGGGGACCACGAGCACTAGGCTTTGTCCGAAAACTGCCTGCGCTCGGCGATCGACGCCACCCGCTCGGTCCAGTGATCGAGATAGGGGTCGGGAAGGCTTCGCCTCCCCGCCCGAACCGTGCGTGCGGTTCTCCCGCACACGGCTCTCCAGTCGATGGTTTCAACATCGTGATTGGCTCGCTTGCTGCCAGGCTTCGGCTAGGGTGAAAAGCCCGGCAGCGGCGAAGAACCTATTGGGCCAACGTCGCGTGTCTGTTCCGGTGTTGCCACGCCCAGGGCGTTTCTCCTGCTTGCGCAGGATGGCGCGAAGCCGTCGGCGGATGAAGCCATCCAACGGCCGGAACGTTGTCCGATAGGCGTGTCGGAAGTAGCCGAACCAGCCTCTTAGCAGAGGATTGAGTGAGGCGATGATCTGCCGCAGACTCTTGCCTTCCGTCCGCCGCGTCTTGCTTCTCACCTTGTCCTTGAAGGCTCTGAGACTCTTCCTACGTACCCAGCGCTTTCCCGCCTCGAAGCGGTAGCCCAGGAAGTCGAAGCCCTCGCCGCGTTGTCGACAGTCACCGATATGGGGCTTGTCGGGGTGCAGGGTCAGGCCATTCGTCATCACCCAGTCCTGCACGTGGGCCAGGGCCTGCCGGGCCTCCTGCTCGCTGTAACAGAGGATGACAAAGTCGTCGGCATACCGCACCATGCGATAGCCGCGCTGGGTCATCTCCTGGTCCAGCGGGTGCAGGTAGAGATTCGCCAGCAAGGGGCTGATGATCGCTCCTTGCGGCGCTCCCGCGGTGGGGCTCCAGCAGTTCATCTCGCTAACGATGTCCTGCGTCAGCCAGGCACGCAGCAGTGACAACAACCGACCATCGCTGAGCCGTTCCTCAACACGGCTCATGAGGCGGTCATGCGGGATGCTGTCGAAGTAACCCTGCAGGTCGGCGTCGACCCCCCAGGTCATGCCGGCCTTGAGGCCATCATCGACGGCCCGCAAGGCGTCCTTGCAGCCTCTTCCTGGTCGGAAGCCATAGCTCATCGGCAGGAACTCGTGCTCGAGAATCGGTTCGATGACACGCTTGACCGCCGCCTGAACGATGCGCTCCTTGACGGTAGGGATACCCAACGGGCGTGTCTTGCCGTCGCCCTTGGGGATCTCGATCCGCCGCACCGCCTGTGGGCGGTACCGCCCCGCCGCCAGGTCGGCCTGGAGCTCCTCAAGGTGGCGTCCGGACTGCGCGGCGAAGCGTGACACGCTTGCGACCAGAACAGCGGCGTGCTCGGTGGGCTCGGCGGCGCCGTGATCGGCGGCCTGCTGGGCAATCAGATCGGCGGCGGCTCCGGGCGGACCATCGCCACGGCCGCGGGTGCCATCGGCGGGAGCGGGGCCGGGGCCAGCGTCAGCTTCGGTTGCTTGTGCCGGGTCAGCGTGTACCCCAGATAGCTCCGCTTCCACGGCCGGTCCACCGCGCTCTTGTCGCGGTTGACCTTGAGCTTGAGCGAGCCCTCGAGGAACTCACTCAGGCTGGCCATGATCCGCTCTCCCGCCCGTCGACTGCCGACATAGACCTGCATGTCGTCGGCGTAGCGGCAGAAACGATGCCCGCGGCGCTCCAGTTCCTTATCCATGTCGTCCAGCAGGATATTCGCCAGCAACGGGCTGAGTGGCCCACCCTGGGGCGTTCCTTCCGTACGCGGCATGGGCAAGCCATGCTGGAACAGCCCGGCTTTCAGGTAGCGGCGGATCAGGCGCAACACTCGCTTGTCGCGGACGCGGCGTGCGATCCGCGCCATCAGCAGATCGTGGTTCACTCGATCGAAGTACGCTTCCAGGTCGAGATCGACCACCCAGCGGCGGCCAGCCCCCACGTGGGCCTTCATCGCCCTTACCGCCTGTTGGGCGCTGCGCTTCGGGCGATAACCGTAGCTCGACTCGGAGAAATCCGGATCGAAGAGCGGCGTCAGTACCTGCAACAGCGCCTGCTGGATTAGCCGGTCGGTAACCGTGGGGATACCGAGCTGCGGATGGCCGCCCCGTCGGTCCCGCCTTTCGGTTTGGGGATCTCGACGGCTCGGACGGGGCTGGGGTGGTACTCGCCGGCCAGCAGCCGCTCGCGCAGCGTCGGCCAGTACTGTTTCAGGTGGCCCGCCAACTGCTGCACCGTCATGCCGTCGGCACCCGGTGAACCTCGGTTGGCCACCACCCTACGGTAAGCCCGCGCCATGTTGGCCTTCTCTACCACGGCCTCCATGAGCGGGACGGGCTCCGCTTTCGTCCACGATGACGACGCCGGGAGCACAGCGGCAGACCACCCGACCTCCCAGGGTAAGACGCGCGACGTTGTTCGGCGCATCCTTGCGCCTCACCTTTCAGGCTGACGCTCAAATTCGTTCCCGACGAATTGGTCCCGCTTATGCCTGTCGGATCTACGCCATGACGTTCCGTGCAAGTATTGGGCTTTGATGAATTGGGCCATCTCACCCCATCATGACGCCTCGTATCCGCTTCCTGTTCAGCTGGGCGCCCCCGTCGAGCCCGCGTTTTGCCTCGGGCTTCCTTCAGATTCCCCTTCGCAGGAGACACCCTTGCCGTCGGCTAGCACTTCCCCTTGCCGGGCGTGCAGGGGACTTTCACCCAGGTCATCCCGGAGCACCACCCTCGGGAACAGCGCCAGTCACGGCGCTGCGCGCCATGCCTGGCGCACCCAAGAAAAATGCCAGCCAGCGTTAACTGACTGGCATTACCCGAATCGAGCGGTTTTTTCATTGGTGGCAGACGCCTGGCGACGGCCTCAGAGATGCGGCTGCAGGGTCTGCACCAGCGTCTTGTAGAGCCGCGGGCCGGCGGCCATCAGCCGGCCTTCCGGGGTCACGCCGGGCGAACCGTCGGGTCCGCCCATCAGCGCGCCGGCTTCCTTGAGCAGCAGCGTGCCGACCAGGCTGTCCTGTTCCTCGAGGCCCAGCACGAAGGCCGCGTCGACGCGCCCGGCGGCCAGCTCGGCGATGTCGAGCAGCGGGCAGCCGCTGGCGGTCAGCGTGTCGATGCGCGGGCCGAGCTGCTGGGCCAGCGTCAGGTAAGTCGGCAGATGGCGCGAACGC
The genomic region above belongs to Halomonas zincidurans B6 and contains:
- a CDS encoding pseudouridine synthase, which gives rise to MSTLYLLNKPFHTLSQFTDDQGRATLADVIDVPDIYAAGRLDYDSEGLLLLTDDGALIQRISDPRHKQPKTYWVQVEGSADAAALRALREGLVLNDGPTRPAQVRLIAPPAIPPRDPPIRERRQRPTSWLELTLREGRNRQVRRMTAQVGLPTLRLVRAAIGAWRIDGLGPGEWRRETLHAPVPSGRQRPRPTRRKRS
- a CDS encoding NUDIX domain-containing protein, which produces MNRWSPRITVAAVIERSGRYLLVEEDRGGPFSQFNQPAGHLERNERLIEAAVRETREEAAWQVAITDYLGLYTYSAPDGLVFHSHAFVGTALAHLGNALDEGILAAHWLTIDEIDDLERAKRLRSPLVIRRVRDLRGGRLFPLDVIQER
- the mnmA gene encoding tRNA 2-thiouridine(34) synthase MnmA, with protein sequence MSLQVTASPQHPTPPATGKVIVGMSGGVDSSVSALLLLEQGYQVEGLFMKNWDEDDGTEYCTAKDDLADARAVCDKLGIVLHTANFAAEYWDNVFEHFLAEYRAGRTPNPDVLCNREIKFKVFLEYAEMLGAASIATGHYVRRGTRDGRERLLKGLDANKDQSYFLHAVAEDAIARTLFPVGELEKPRVRELAERHGLATARKKDSTGICFIGERRFRDFLQQYLPAQPGPIVTPEGDVIGEHMGLMYYTLGQRQGLGIGGLADYPDAPWYVAGKDLDNNLLTVVQGKHHPLLYSDALVTEAMDWIAGEPPAAARRLTAKIRYRQHDVPCRMTTRQDGGVEVAFDSPQRAVTPGQSLVLYDDDICLGGGVIRATWQRETLAA
- the hflD gene encoding high frequency lysogenization protein HflD, with translation MNATPIHTAPDDPIMRQTLALAGVFQAAAVVDQLARHGQADERSWETLIRATIDTDPESFEAIYGGHPNNLRQGLEVLNAVVGRERSDPAVLRYGFTLLLLMQKLRKQPAMLDTLGERLTRVQEQARHFGETHENVVASLGEIYQDTISTFRQRIVVQGEPSLLQQRMMPERVRTALLAGIRFALLWHQQGGRRWKLLVQRSAMKKALDRL
- the purB gene encoding adenylosuccinate lyase, translating into MQLSPLTALSPVDGRYESKTQALREHFSEFGLIRARVTVEVRWLERLAAHPQILEVPPLSAEASAFLDALVGDFSLADAERIKAIERTTNHDVKAVEYFLKERVADFPELHAVTEFIHFACTSEDINNLAYALMLKDGLGVLRPVMGEIVAALERLAHQHADQPMLSRTHGQTASPTTLGKEMANVAYRLRRQLGQIESAEQLGKINGAVGNYNAHLATYPEIDWAENARLLVEELGLTFNPYTTQIEPHDYIAELFDAICRFHTILIDFDRDVWGYISLGYFKQRTVEGEIGSSTMPHKVNPIDFENAEGNLGLANAILGHLAQKLPISRWQRDLTDSTVLRNLGVGLAYGLIAYHATLKGIGKLEANPQRLAEDLDNSWEVLAEPIQTVMRRYGIEKPYEKLKELTRGKRIDQAGLKAFIDSLALPDEAKRELRALTPASYVGNAAQQARAL
- a CDS encoding cupin domain-containing protein, whose amino-acid sequence is MPANTPLTLLGGLTAAQFLADYWQKRPLLIRGALPDFATPLSPDELAGLACEEGVEARLVEEHGRDDQGRAVPWRVTHGPFDEATFARLPERDWSLLVQAVDHYVPAVNALLEAFHFLPRWRLDDVMVSYAPPGGSVGPHVDQYDVFLLQGSGSRHWQLGGPVTDDAPIVDGIDLRILERFAVQPGEDWLLEPGDMLYLPPGIAHHGVSRSEDCMTFSVGFRALSADESITSFADYLGAQLPDSRRYADPDLAAPLHPGEIDDAALARMRALILDSLDDPAQLAQWFGRAMTQPKYPDHPVASEHPTEVDTLVAELQAGAELERTPGSRFAYRDHDETRATLFVDGDGIDCPPDLARWLAGNASLDVRLLERPDAAMLLAYLLDRGSLSWPPHDEDDGDHASEDEP
- a CDS encoding GNAT family N-acetyltransferase, with product MSTAPSRVEQGDWRQLGEQASEIRRQVFIEEQAVPQEEEWDGRDDECLHFLARLDGQPVGTARLLPDGHIGRVAVLAAGRGRGIGLALMQAAIEAARERGHAHAELAAQTHALAFYRRLGFEAYGPEFLDAGIAHRNMRLDLA